The Lactuca sativa cultivar Salinas chromosome 2, Lsat_Salinas_v11, whole genome shotgun sequence genome includes the window gCTCAGGAAGTGATAAATAATGATGTATCTTATTCCACGTATCCtcaaggtcaacataagtaaaatcccatagatagctaccccaagcgaagctaacaaaacaaaaaaaaaaaaacaaaattgattattatataaattataactttaataaaatagaacttttaacgtaaagaaaatatacctattccagagatccaaattctcagccaaaaaaaaccaatcttgtggcacccgatcgttaacttctttgcccaaaaaaccttcacacaaaatgtatatcaaacatactctaactgcatcaaGGTCGTCAAGTgctaagaatgtttgatttaaaattaaacttttcaagtcgccgattttcaccgaactattagtatggtccggaaatagccgttcacgcagtaaacatctttttttactgcttattaatttttccgacccttttctcccaatgttttttggatactccccaaaattgaagccggtaatcaaacaaaactcttccggcccataaaccattttggtattgcctactcgaaaatataaacgttttattccatctggagataaaacagggtccggccggatctgatgaaggaacattttatgaaacaataaagcgtccccttgtaaacgagggacatcAATAAAATAGCCAAAGACGGTATTTCTGAAAATAGCACGTCGGGcatcatctaaaacttcaaagacttcccatatgttaccgccagagccttttaggttcgcaaaggctttcgtattcattaaactaaaatcatgctgcaaaaaaaaaacacaaaaacaaattagataactaaaaaatatatttttttttaaatatatgattacgaactgcaaatactttcttaattactaatatatatatatttccccgataaaaaacaataacatacacatatataaacaattttccaagttatacaacaaatatatttacgatagaaaacaatatcatatataaatattttcaacttaaacatattttcaacttaaacaaattttcaacttaaacgataaatatataaacaatttttatctttctaattaaaactaacattatataaccatataaacaaaaaaatttaaaaataaaacgacaaccaaactaacaattttccaagttatacgACTACTTTATacaaaattttcaacttatacgacaaataaaaacaatttctaacaatatatatacgacaaattttcaacttatacaaatgttatatgacaaatatatatacaaacaactATTTTGCAGTTTCTACTAAAAAAACTTACAAGATTTCAGGTTATACAACAactaaaaaaactacaaaaacaaattgtaaacattatctacgcagtctctacttgtctctacttgcatttaaacttcaagtatactaaaaatatactaaaactatcaatcaaacacaacaaaattaccattttttaacactaaataatacaaaaattgataaaaaaaaaaaaaaaactttaaacattaaaagagttaaaatctaaccatatttgcgggattgttgacataatcttccattttcttcaaaaactagccaaaattccgagagaagcccaaagttagagagagtttttgtgtagagaatggtgaaaatgaaaaaaaaaaaaaaaaaaaaaaaacgtttttatacctaaaaatcacccatttcgcagatgagaaggccccatctgcgaaatgggcatctcatctgcgaatgtacaagtgcctgaagcacaactgtgcttcaggcacttgtacattcgcagatgagatgcccatttcgcagatggggccttctcacctgcgaaatgggtggctatttttgtaatcccgattttttttggctatttttgtaatgcaattagtataattggctatttttgtcattttctcaaaaATATATACCAAACATGTCAGACTTCAAGCTTTGCATTGTCCTGAAtgtataaaacaaaataaaaccataaaacaataaaacaatacaccaatataaaaaacaaaataaatacatCTTTAATTTTTTCAAGGTTCAGGATTGCATTTGAAGGACATTTCAAACATATTTTTGGCCTGGGGCTAAAGTAAAAAAATGAGCCcttcaaaaaatatatatgaattagACTTGAATAGAATATTGCaaaatttttaaataatattgcaaatttttaaataatattaatatcaTTGTTAATTTATTACTAGatttgttttaaatgtttaaaaagaatATACAATCTTAAATGAGATTTATTGAGTGTTCATGAATTAGATGATATATACTTCACAAGCTACATGGGTCAAACGCGGATCCATTGAAAACTAAACAAAGTGTGTAAATCAATTGGGCTATCACCTATTTTAgattgaaaaagataatattaaatataaaaaacctTTCAACAAAATTAAAAAGTAGACCATAAcattttgattgaagttttttatGCAGGCACACGATTAGCAACAAAAACTATAGTACCGGttacttttaaaacaaatatttcttatataataTATACTAAATTTGTGCCACGGTCATCGCCCAGGCTCCCGGCCCTCCCCCCAAGGTCGAGCCTGGCAATCGGTGTGTGCAACACGTATGTTAAACCCCTAGGTTACCCTAGTGTATATTCTTACTTTTAGACACAAATAATTAAATGGGACAATTGGTGACATTTTGTCATAATATCGGTTgtgactattatatatatatatatatatatatatatatatatatatatatatatatatatatatatatatatatatatatatatatatatatatatatatatatatatatttgtcatacttgttATATAAGGCAATGACAAAATGTGTGAACATAGTTTGCAATGATGATGATTTTTAGCTAATATATAACTAAAACATTACTAGAACTCGATTAATAACGCCATTAGCCAAAACCGTGAAAACTCCATTTTCAAAAACCGTCACCATAGGTCGTTTTTGTACTAGTGTCTATAACATTTTGTGCAGTTGCATCAACGGTTTCTTTAGCTTCTTTCACTTTTTGGTCAGCCAAGTCGGTGGCTTCTTTCGCTTTCTGAGCGACGGACTCCTTCTGCTCCTCTGCCAAGTCTGCAGCTTCTTTCGCTTTCTGGTTAACCAAGTCAGCGACTTCTTTTGCTTTCTGGTTAGCCAAGTCAGCGGCTTCTTTGGCTTTGTGAGCAACAGAATCCTTATACTCCTCCGCCAAGTCAATGGATTCTTTCGCTTTCCGAGCGACAAAATTGTTGTGCTCCTCTGCCAAGTCGCCAACTTCTTTTACTTTCTGGTTAACCAAGTCAACAACTTCTTTCGCTTTCTGGTTAGCCATGTCAGCAGCTTCTTTCGCTTTCTGAGCGACGGAATCCTTGTACTCTTCCGCCAAGTTAGTGGCTTCTTTCGCTTTCTGAGTGACGGAATCCTTGTGCTCCTCCGACAAATCAGTGGCTTCTTTTGCTTTCTGTTTAACCAAGTCAACAACTTTTTTTGCTTTCTGGTTAGCCAAGTCGGCTGCTACCTTCGTTTTATGAGCGACGGAATCCTTGTACTCCTCTGCCAAATCAGTAGCTTCTTTCCCTTTCTGAGCAACGCAATCTTTGTGCTCCTCCGCCAAGTCAGTAACATCTTTATTTTTTTGAGTGACAGAGTCCTTGTGCTCCTCCGCCAACGCAGCGGCTTCTTTTGCTTTCTggttaactaagtcagcaacTTTTATCGCTTTCTGGTTAGCCATGTCAGCTGCTACTTTCACTTTCTGAGCGACGGAATCCTTGCACTCCTCCGCCAAGTCAGCATCACTCTCTTCCTTTTCTTTTTGAGGGACGAGATCATTGTACTCCTCCACCTTCGGTGTTGTTTCTTCTATGTTTTGTTTTTCTCTATCTGCAACATCGTTGGAGACCATTGACGTCTTCTCATCGGCTTCGTGAGTTTTTCCGATTAGAGTGTCGGTAACCGTTTTAATTATGTTTGCAATGACACCGGGGTCAGATCGTGTCTCATTGTTGTGGTCAGATTCAGTTACATCATGAGGTGAAGCCATTTGATGTCAGGATGTAATGCACTCTAAACTTCGATTGAATATCAAAAATAAGAAACTCGATTGGAAGATAGAATTTGTGAGTTGTGAGTGGAAGATAACGAAATATATATAGGTTGCATGGTTAATAGATGAAAATTCTTGACAACTTAAGTTTCATGTTTTAAAAACAAATTAAAGAACACAATATATATTTTACATGTGGAAATCATCTAAGTCGTCGACAACATCAATAACGAATCATACTTCTTACTTTCATGAGAGAAGATTTTATTTGGGATCCGCctatttttatattaatatttaaataGTTATCGTGATATAAACATTAATTCAagaaaaaacaataaatattttacATGCAAAATATATCCATGTCGTCGACAATGATAAAGCTTCCATTATGCATATTTTCATCAATACATGATATAAATTTTCATTTGGTCCCACGTTATTTTATACTAATAATGGAAAATGTTCAAAAGTGGTCACCGTGGTTTTCAAAAAAATCAAGTTTAATAATTAACTTTTTTTGTCCTCAAATATAGAAATTAAAACTACACGGATCATCCTTGAACACACACGACAGACAAAAATAAAAAGTTCAAGACTGAACTTGATTTATTTGGAAACCATACG containing:
- the LOC111907151 gene encoding late embryogenesis abundant protein ECP63-like, yielding MASPHDVTESDHNNETRSDPGVIANIIKTVTDTLIGKTHEADEKTSMVSNDVADREKQNIEETTPKVEEYNDLVPQKEKEESDADLAEECKDSVAQKVKVAADMANQKAIKVADLVNQKAKEAAALAEEHKDSVTQKNKDVTDLAEEHKDCVAQKGKEATDLAEEYKDSVAHKTKVAADLANQKAKKVVDLVKQKAKEATDLSEEHKDSVTQKAKEATNLAEEYKDSVAQKAKEAADMANQKAKEVVDLVNQKVKEVGDLAEEHNNFVARKAKESIDLAEEYKDSVAHKAKEAADLANQKAKEVADLVNQKAKEAADLAEEQKESVAQKAKEATDLADQKVKEAKETVDATAQNVIDTSTKTTYGDGF